In the Bacillus sp. FJAT-42376 genome, AGGCGGTCAGAAAAATCGTCACAAAAAACTTTGTATAACCATGGACCGTTAAGAGAAAGACTACAGGCTCTCCTTTTTCGCTGCAGCCTTCAATATCCGATCAGCCACTTCTTTTTTAAATCAGATAAAAATCGAAGTGTTTCCCGATTCCTCTGGCAGAGATGTTTCGTTTTAGGCGAATCAGGGATGTGGGGCGCTTTAATCGATGAGGAAACTGTTCGTTTTTCCATAGGTTCACCGCTTTTTCATTTACTATATGCACGCTGCATAAAAAAAGACGCAGGGACATAGTCCGAGCATCTTTATTATGAAGAAAACCGTGTTTTTTTATACTCAGAGAGCAGTTTGCTGTTGGCTTCAAGCAGGCGTTTCGTCTGAGGTGACATGGTAACGGAAGGGGTTTTGACGCTTGATTTTTTAACGCGTTTTATGCTGTTGTCCCCGAAGTCGTGCTCAATGGTTTTAGAACTCATTTTGAACCACCGCCTTTTAGGTTCTTTTAATAAATTATATCATACATATGAATTAAGGAAAGAAAAAGGAGACAATCCGCTTCGTTGATTTCATCAGCAGAAGCCTTGATTTTCAGAACGAAGGTCACACTCTGTATTTCAATCGGAATTAAAGCGGATTTTTCTTCAGGACGATAGACGATTTCATTGCGTTCAAGGGCTGAGCGAATACTGCCTTTTCTCTCGATGACTCCGAGAAGCTGTTCCTTTTCTTCGTCTGTATCAAAAGAGTGGAAAGAGGATGACAGATCATTTTTTTTTGCAAAGGAATCAATTAGCTCATTCAGCCCCAGCATATATTCAGTAAGTCCGCCCTGATACAAGTTAATGGATACGTTCTGCAAAAGACTGGCAAATGTTTTTAACCGGTGATTGTTCTCCTGTACAAGTCTTGCATTTTCTTCTAATACTTCGGTGTGCCTCTCCAATTCATTTACCCCAAGCTTCTTAATGTACATTCCGAGAAAAAGGAAGGCATCGACAAGAATGAAAACAGTAAAAACAATGAGATAGTTTTTCCATTCGGTAAAAAGGGAATCCGGATGAATTGTCCAAAAAATAACGGCCCCCAGGAGATAAAGAAGGTACCAGGTTTTTCTGATTGATTCAGAGGCTTTTTTGACCTTTTCTTCCCAAATCCAATGGGAAACCCCATAAAAGACAAGCATAAAAATCACTAGCCAGACAAGGCATTGGTAGAACAGGATCATGGATTATACCATAAAAAGGAACGGTTTATTCTATATGTATTCACGTTCATCCCCCCGCTTTCTCCTTATTCCTTTCGACAAAAGGCGAACAATTCCTATTTAAACAGAAAAGATTTTGTTTCCATCCCGCTACTCCGTTTCCGGTAAAGCGGAATTTTCCGTATTTACGGAAAAATATCCATGGTTTTTCCGCAAATGCGGAAAAGAAAAGGGATGAGTTCCTGCTGTGTTTTTCCCAGCAGGTCTTTAGATGCTGATATAGTCCTCTTTGTGAATATTTTCTGAAGGATTCGTCTCTTTCTTTATGTTGGCACGCTTCTTGCTATATATTAAGCAACTGGTTGTAAGCGTTTTCTTTATAACCGGAAATATAGAATGCACGAGGGGGATTTAAGTGGAAATCATTATTATTTTATTGTCCTTGAGCTTGCTGATGTTCGTCGCTTACAGAGGGTTTTCGGTCATTCTGTTTGCTCCAATCTGTGCGCTTTTTGCTGTGCTGCTCACAGACCCAAGCTTTGTTCTTCCGTTTTTCTCAAATATCTTTATGGAGAAAATGGTCGGATTTATTAAGCTTTACTTCCCTGTTTTCCTGCTGGGTGCCATTTTCGGTAAAGTGGTGGAAATGTCAGGGCTTGCTGAATCCATTGCAAAGACCATTGTAAAGCTTGTAGGTGCAAAGAGAGCCATTCTGGCGATCGTGCTCATGGGGGCCATCTTGACATACAGCGGCGTAAGTTTATTCGTTGTTGTATTTGCGGTCTATCCGTTTGCTAAAAATTTGTTTATTGAAGCAGATATACCGAAGCGTCTAATTCCTGGAACCATTGCGCTGGGAGCCTTTACCTTTACGATGGACGCCCTGCCGGGAACCCCGCAGATTCAAAACGTGATTCCCACTACTTTCTTTAAAACAGATATTTATGCCGCTCCTGTTCTTGGGATTATTGGCGCTGTTTTTGTTTTGGCACTTGGAATGTTCTATTTGGAGTCCCGGCGGAAAAAAGCGGAAAGAGCAGGCGAAGGCTATGCAGGATTTAAATCGGAGA is a window encoding:
- a CDS encoding type II toxin-antitoxin system SpoIISA family toxin — protein: MILFYQCLVWLVIFMLVFYGVSHWIWEEKVKKASESIRKTWYLLYLLGAVIFWTIHPDSLFTEWKNYLIVFTVFILVDAFLFLGMYIKKLGVNELERHTEVLEENARLVQENNHRLKTFASLLQNVSINLYQGGLTEYMLGLNELIDSFAKKNDLSSSFHSFDTDEEKEQLLGVIERKGSIRSALERNEIVYRPEEKSALIPIEIQSVTFVLKIKASADEINEADCLLFLSLIHMYDIIY